The Thermococcus sp. 4557 genomic sequence CTTGTCCCTGAAGAGGTTCCACAGCTCCTTCTTGGCCATCACCCAGAAGTCGCTCATGCTCCCTCACCCCCTATTGGCTCGCTGATGTCCGCCCCCACTGCCCTCATGAAGACCTCCTCGAGGTTCTCTGCGTCGTACTTCTCCTTCAGCTCCTTCGGAGTTCCCACCTCTACTATCTGCCCCTTGTTTATCAGGGCGACGCGGTGGCAGAGGAACTCGACCTCGAGCATGTTGTGGCTCGAGAGCAGGAACGTGACCCCTTCCGTCCTTGAAAAGCGTCTTATCATCTGTCTTATCGCGTATGCGTTGACTATGTCCAGTCCGCTCGCCGGTTCGTCCAGTATTGCCAGCTTCGGCTGCACCATGAGCGCCCTCGCTATGAGGAGCTTCCTCGTCATTCCCTTGGAGTACGTCGACACCTTGTCGTGCAGCCTCTCTCCCAGTCCACTGAGCTCAACGCCCAGCTCGAGCATCTCCCTCGCCTTCTCCTCGTCCTTGGCGTAGAGCCGCGCCATGAACTGGAGGTATTCGTAGCCGGTGAGGTTCTTGTAGGCGCCTGCCTCCTCGGGAAGGTAGCTGATGATCTCCCTGACTCTGTCGGCCTCCTTCACCACATCGTGGCCGTCTATCTTTGCGCTTCCTCCCGTCGGCTTGAGGAGCGTCGAGAGTATTTTTAGCGTGGTGCTCTTTCCGGCACCGTTGGGCCCGATGAGCCCAAAGATTTCACCCTCGTTGATTGAGAAGCTTATCCCCTTGAGGGCCTTTACCTTTCCGTAGTCCTTCTCCAGGTTCAGAACTTCAACCATGGGCATGCTTGACCCTCCCCAGCTTGTAAACGAGTAGCCCAATCGTGGCAAGCACCACACCAAACGCAAAGAGCTCCGTTATTTTTGCGTATCCCCCCACAAAAGCCATGCCAAGGCCGGTGGCTACCCCCAGCCAGCCATTCAGTTCGTGCCCGTTCTTGAACCGGTGCCCGAGGCCCATGAGTAGGGCGCCGGCCATTATGAGGCCGAGCTCGGCGAGGAGCAGCGGCGTGTTTATCCCCCTGCAGACCTCTCCGCTCGGGAGCTTCATACAGGCGAGCCTTTCAACGGGCGGCTTGGCTATTCCCAGTGCCACTCCCAGGAAGTAGAACAGCCCCCCGACGGCCTTCTTAACGTTCATTCCCATCACCACCGTATATGAACACGTCTTCAATTTTAACGCCGAAAAAGCGCGCTATCCTGAACGCCAGCCTCAGCGATGGGTCGTAGCGACCCTTCTCGATGGCTATTATCGTCTGTCTCGTAACCCCGAGGGCCTTGGCGAGCTCCTCCTGGGTGAGTCCCTGGGCTTCCCTAAGCTCCCTTAGGCGGTTCTTCACTCACATCACCCTCGAGTAGTGGTACCTCATCAGGGCGTGTCCGAATATGGCAACGACGTAAATGAGGGCGAGCACCTTGGCGGGATCGAGCCATTCGAGGTTATCCACTGCGAGGATGGCTATGAGGAGCAGAACCTGAAGGATTATGAGGGTTCTCTCGGAGGCGATCTGATTTATTCTCCTCCCGCGCTCGTCCTTCATCTGGCCGGTTTCTTTCATGAAGCGGTAGAAGACAACCCAGTATATCACTGTGGCGGCCGCTATAAAAATGAAGAGGGCTTCGCTCCCCATTCACATCACCCGTGAGTAGTGGTACCTGACGGCGAGGTAGCCGAGCGTGGCCACGAGTGCTATGGAGAGTATGCCGTGGTAGGCGGGACTTGTCCTGTCACCAATGATAAAGCGGACGTAGATTATCTCCAGAACCGCCAGGGCCTGAATGAACATAACCGTCTTTTCGGCGGCTTTACAGTCAATCAAAATGCCCCTCTCATCCCTTTCTTCGCCCACGTTTCTGCGGTAGCCCGTTGCGAGGTAAAGGGTCGTAAGGGTCCCAATTATTAGGACGATGATGCCTAAGAGTTCCCTCATTCACATCGCCCTCCCGTAGTGGTAGTGCGATAGGAGGAGCACCGCTGCCCCTGCAGCGAGGGGAATTATAAGCTTCGTTGCCACCTCGCTGTTTCCCTGGCTGTACTCCCAGAGGTATTCAAGGAAGAGGAGAAAGCTCATCACCGCGTAGCCGTTTCTCGCGCTCTTCGCGCTTATGAACTCGGTCCTCTCGTCCTCAACCCTCTCAATCCTTGAGTCGTAGTACCACGTGAGCAGATAGCTAAGTAAAAAGCCCGCTACAAAGATCCCCACGGCTAAGAGAGCCCTCCCGGACTTCGTCGAGTAAGCCAGCCCAATTATCATGCCCGTAACGAGAATTCCCAGCAGGTGTTCGTACTTCATCTCACATCACCTCTTCATAGTGGGCCTTTGCAAAGAAGGGCACGAGAGCGTAGACGAACATGAAAAGCCCGCTCACGATGGAGGCGCTCTTCCAGAAGGGGTCGCCCTGGGAAATTATGCTCGTCGAAACGAAAGTCAGGGCTATGGTAAAGCCGAGGACGCGCATCGTCAAGGCGTGGCTCTTCTCTTCAATCCTTTCAGTCCGTTCATCAACGATAACCTCTCCAATCTTTTCCAGGTAGCGAGCGTAAGCGGTGGCGATAACCGCGCCAAGGAAAAGGGCCGCAACGCCGAGGAGCACGCTCCCCCTGTTCGAGGCCACGATGAACAGCCCGAGAACTACTGCGAATATCACTCCCCAGCCGAACCAGTGTTTGGCTTTCATTCACATCACCCTCGAGTAGTAGTGCCTGAGCCCAACCTTTAAAAGCGAGACAAGCACCATGAGGACAAGCGAGAGATAGTACGCACTCTTCAGCCCGGGATAGCTTTGGGAGAGGATTGCCAGACCCACAACGCTGAACGCTAGGACGAGAACTACTACCTGAAGCGTCCTTCTGGAACTCATCTCATCTATCCTCAGCGTCCTCTCATCACTCAAAACCTCCCCGCGCTTCTTGACCCATTCCGAATAGAGGAAGGTCACGCCTACTGCCCCGGCCAGGACCCCAAAGGCGAGGGGTGCACTCCCCATCCACAGCGCCACTGCCAGCATTGAAGCCGTCGTGGCGGGAATCACATACCCAATGAGCCTCCATCTTTCCACACTCATCACCATGTAAAGTTTCCTTTACGTAAAGCTTCCTTTACATCCTTATAAGCCTTTCCCCTCAAAGTTTTTAAAGCGCCGGGGAGAAGTTCAATCCGCGCGGGGGTTGCCGAGCCTGGCCAAAGGCGCGGGATTTAGGGTCCCGTCCCGTAGGGGTTCGCGGGTTCAAATCCCGTCCCCCGCACCACAACAGCCCTTGCTTGCGCATGTTGAGGCTTTCGCCTCAACACCTCGGGAAGCTTCGCTTCCCAAGGAGCGCTGGCGGAAGATTAAGTGCTTTTTTGAGGATTGCAAGTTCTGGAGTGGGTTTCTCGTTCACATACTCTTTGGTGAGTGTTTCACTGATAAAGGCGCCCGAAGGGCGCCGATGGTAAGTTGAAACTGTTCTAAAGGGCCTTCTTTTGTGTTAAACCCGCTTAAAATTATCCAGTTCTTTAGTGCACGACTGATTTTTGCTTCTCTGTGAGAAGGGCACTCTTTGATCAAACTTTGCAGAGCAAAGTTTCCTTGGTGAAGCTTTTTTCTAAAAGCTTCCCGTACTCTCAAACCCGCTGAAGTGATACTTCCCCCACGTTAGGAAACTTTGCGCGGGCAAAAGGTTGCCTACGGCAGTTTGAGTTCAATTCTTACGTCTTCGTCCATCAGGACGAAGAGGATCAGCGCCGAGAGGAGGGTTAGCGTTACCGCCGGAAGGGACAGTCCCACCATCACCCATAGGAGACCGAAGAGAAGGTCCAGGAGGGCTATGTACGCCGAGAGGTCCACAGTTGTCTCGTGTCCCGCCCAGACCCCGTAGGCGAAGAGCAGGTGCACGCTCCCGACGAGGATGTAGCCAAAAAATGTGTATTTCTCCCCGAAACTCATCGCGGCTATGCCGTAGAAGAAGATCGCGAGAAGAATAAAGAAAGAAACGACGAGGGGCTTAGGCCGCATCGCCGAGCTCCTCCACGGGGAGCTTCATCCTCGAGACCGCTATAAGGGTCAGGATTCCTATGAGCGGCATGAGGGCCAGTTCTCCCAGGGCCAGGCCGGTGCTCTGCCTCGCGAGTACGTCCGTTATCGTTGGAGCTATGGCGTTGGCCGAGTTGGAGATGAGACCAAGGGCGAAGCTGGCCTTCGGGAAGATGTTCCTGGGGTAAGTGGCCGGGGCGCTGGTCCAGAACGCTGGTCCGGTTCCCTGGAGGGCTCCGATGAGGACCACCGATGCGAGGGCGAGGGTGTAGTTGCCGGCGAGCATGGCCTTGCCGTAGACCAGCAGTCCGATGAAGGCAACCGCGTAGGAGAATATCATGACCTGCACGATGGCCTTGAAGAGACCCCTCGCGTTCGGGTTCTTCCTGGACAGCATGTAGCCGACGTAGCCCATGCCTATGCTCCAGAGCGCCTTGGATATGTTGAGGCTCGTGCTGAGCGTTGTCACGTGCTCCTTCGTCCACCCGATTTCATAGCCGAGGGATGCGGAGAACCCTATGATGGTGAATATGACCCAGAGGGCCGGGAAGAACGTGAAGCCGAGCACCCAGGTGAAGGGCATCTTCCAGACGCTTACCGTCTCAGCCCCCTCGGTCTTGTGGATTATCTCGAAGTCCTCGACGAAGAACCACCAGAGGGCGAGAACCGCGTACATTATGAGGACGGTGACCCAGAAACCGCCCTTCCACCCGAAGTCCGCGACGGCGTACTTGGCGCTCATGCTTCCAAACACACCGCCCCAGAAGATACCCGAGAGGATTATACCCTTCGCAAAGGGCCTCTCGGCAACGAAGAACTGGGCTATCTGGGTGCTGAAGAGCGGCACGAGCGTGACCACGAAACCCTGGATGAACCTAAGGAAGACGACGACGTACCAGTTGGGAGCGAGCGGAATGAGCGCCTGCGCTATCGCCGCCCAGCTGAGTGCTATGGCAACGCTCTTCTTGAAGCTTCCCTCGTATATCCTGGTGTGGCCGAGAAGGAACGCTATGAACAAACCAAAGACGTACGCTATGTGCTGCCATTCGTACTCCGCGCTGCTTATCCCGAAGTGGGCGATTATATCGGGCTTTGCGACGGCCATCATGGTCAGGGTTCCGAAGCCGGCCGTCATGACCAACGTGTCAAGCAGGACTGAGCTCCACCGTTTGTCCATGATTTATCCCTCCTAGAGCTTTCCGAATATCATGAGGATTCCGAAAACAATGAAAAGTGCCCCTGCGAACTTGTGGACCATGTCGAGGGGGATGAAGTCGCCGAGCTTGTCACCAAGAACCGCACCGATGAGGTTCACGGCGGCCAGGCCCAGAATGGCCCCCACAAAAGCTACCTTCCACCCATACTTGGCTGCGAAGGCCATGGTTGCCAGCTGGGTCTTATCCCCAAGCTCCGCCAGGAAAATGGCAAAGAATATAGCCAGGATGCCGTCCATCGCGCCTCCCTCAAAGCTTTGAAAGTGCTTCGTTCATCCTCTCCATTGCCTCAGTGAGCTGGCTCTTCTTTGTGGCGTAGCTTATCCTTATCCAGCCCTCTCCGGCCTTGCCGAAGGCTGTTCCGGGTATGACGACAACGCCTGCGTTCTCGAGGAGCCAGTTCGCAAAGTCCTCGCTGCTCATCCCGAGCTCTGGGTCGATCTTGGCCCAGAGGTAGAAGGCACCCTTCGGTCTGAACGGTGTGATGTGAGGCATTTTGCTGAGGTGGTGGAGAACCAGCTTCCTCCTCTCCGCGTAGGTCTGGCGCATTGCCTCAAGGGCCTCCCAGCTGCGCTTGTCGCGGAGGGCGGTGATTCCGGCTATCTGAATAAAGGACGTGACGTTTCCAATGACGTAGGCGTGGAGCTTTATCATATCCCTGATAACCTGGGTTGGGGCTATAGTGAAGCCGAGGCGCCAGCCGGTCATGGCGAAGGTCTTGGAGAAGCTGTTCGCCAGAATAGTGTTGTCCGGGGCGTATTTGATCATCGGGTAGTGCTTCGCCCCCTCGTAGAGGAAGTGCTCGTAGGGCTCGTCGCTCAGGATGTAGAGGTTGTAGTCCTCCGCTATGTCGGCTATTGCCTTCACAGTCTTCTTTTTAAGGACCGCGCCTGTGGGGTTGTTTGGATAGTTAATGACGAGCATTCTCGTTCTCTTGGTTATTGCCTCAACGAGCTCATCCGGGTCGATCTGGAACTCGTTCTCCTCGCGGAGGGGTATCCTCAGGATGCCTGCCTCGGCGATCTTTGCGTCCTCAACGTAGCAGACGAAGGCCGGGTCTGGGATGATAACGTCATCGTCCTGCTCCAGAAGGGTCTGGAACGCGAGGTAGGTGGCCTCGTAGGCACCCGCGGTGACGATTATATCGTTGGGGGAGATATCAACCTTGTAGTGGGTCTTGTAGTACTCCGCTATCGCTTCGCGGAACTCGGGGATGCCCGCGTTGGGGGTGTAGTGGGTGTATCCCTCATCTATTGCCCTCTTAGCGGCTTCCTTTATGACATCCGGGGTGTCAAAATCCGGCTCTCCAATTCCGAGGGAGATAACGTTTTCCATCTTCTTTGCCTTTTCGAAGAGCTCCCTGATCTTTGAGCGCTGGATGAGGTTTATTCTGCCCGCGAGGAAGTATTTACGTTTTTTATATCTCATGAGGACATCACCTCAGGCAGTCGGGAATGATAGGGGGATTTTATAAACCTATCCACCATAAAGCACAGGAATGGCCATCGGTCGCCTATAAAACTTCAACGAGGGCCGCCTTTTCAAAAAATCTTTTCGATTTTTCTGCCCCGCAGTCGGTCATGGACAGCTCCTCCAGGTTCAGCTCCGCAAGGATCTCCCCCGCCCTATCGCGGCTCCCAAAGACCACGAGGTAATTCTCACCGTCCCTGACGCCGTATTTTGCTATCGCATCTTTTATCTGGAGTGTCCCGGCAAGGCGGAGGAGGAGCTCGCCGCCGAGGGTTCTGGCGTGGTTGGTGCCCCTCTCAAATGAACGGAGTGCTAAAAGCGCCGCAAACGCCACCTCTTCCCAGCATTCGCCTCCCACTATCTGAAAGTCGCCGCCTATCAGGGGTATGAGTTCCCCGGCATCTTTGACGAATATCCTTGCGATGTGGAGATTCTCCGTTATTTCTTTCATCGGGCCACCCCATCCCCGGTGGATTCTTCGACGTTAAAACCCTTTCTGAGTCCCTCAGATTCGATTATTTATGAATTTTTTATAAATCGGTAATTTTTAAAAAATTTTTTGAAAATCATATTATTGTCGTAATATTAAGCAAGCGCAAAGTATTTAACTAATTAAATCACTATTTATTTCAGCGGCTTGCTGAACTGGGTGGTGCAGGGATGGCCAAAATGCGGATCATCAGTGTACAGCTTCCTCAGGGACTTATCAACGCCATGGATCAGCTCGTTAGGAAGGGGGTATACCCCAACAGAAGCGAGATAATCAGAGAAGCTATCCGCGAGCTTTTGAAGAAGGAGCTCTATCAGCTGGAGACTGAGGAACGCTCAACGCCTGAGTACATCCTGAAATAAGCCGCTGAAATCAACGTTAAAATCAAAGTCATTTAATAGTCGAACCTGAATTGGGGGTTGGGGCGATGGTATTTAAACTCTTAGAACAGGCCGGAATAAAACTCGATCTGGACGACGGGCCGAGGGCAGCGCAGGTTGATGGGTTCTCCGACGAGAACCTTGAGGACCTCATAAAGATAGTCATCGTCGGCGTTGGCGGTTCTGGAAACAACACCATAACCAGGCTCTACGAGCTTGGCGTCCAGGGTGCTGAGCTTATAGCAATGAACACCGACGCCCAGCACCTTGCCAGGACGAAGGCCCACAGGAAGCTTCTCCTCGGCAAGGAGATAACGCAGGGCAAGGGTTCGGGCGGAAACCCTGAGATAGGCTACCGCGCCGCCGAGGCGAGCGCCCATGAGATTGCCGAGACCATCGGTGACGCCGATCTTGTGTTCATAACCGCTGGTATGGGTAACGGCACCGGTACGGGCGCTGCTCCAGTTGTTGCTAAGGTCATAAAGGAGCGTGCCAGGCACAACGGAAGGTTTAGGGAGCCTCTCGTCGTCAGCGTTGTAACCTACCCGTTCAAGAACGAGGGTAAGATCAGGATTGAGAAGGCCAAGGCGGGCATAAAGGCCCTCATGTACTACTCCGACACGGTCATCATCATCGAGAACGACAAGCTCCTCAAGCTCGTTCCGAAGCTCCCGATAAACGCCGCCTTCCGCTTCGCCGACGAGATAATAGCCAGGATGGTCAAGGGCATTACCGAGACCATAAAGCTCCCATCCATGGTAAACATCGACTTCGCCGACGTTTACAGCGTTATGCACAACGGCGGTGCCGCCCTGATAGGAATCGGCGAGAGCGACTCCAGCAACAGGGCGGTTGATGCCGTCAAGAACGCGCTCGAGAACAAGATGCTCGAGGTCGAGTACGGCAGCGGTGACAGGGCTCTGGTTCACTTCACCGTCGGACCGGATGTGAGCCTCGGAGAGATAAACGACGCCATGAACATCGTCTACGAGAAGCTCGGCGAGAAGAGCGAAATCAAGTGGGGTGCGAGGATAGACGAGGACATGGGCAAGGTCGTCAGGGCAATGGTCATCATGACCGGCGTTAAGAGCCCGCACATCCTGGGCGGAGAGCACGCCCTCCAGGTCGGCTCATCGATGAAGGACAACATAATCGCCCCCGAGCCGGTTAAGCCCTTCAAGTCCAAGGATGGAGACTTCGACAGGATATTCAACATGATATCGGGCAGGCCTGAGAAGAAGGGGAAGGAGCTTCCGCCCTACGCGAAGAGGGTTCTCGACGACTTCCTGGATATTGCCTGAATTTCTTCCTTTATCATTTGGGCACAGGTGGTTCTATGGCAGTGGTTATTAGTGTAGCCAATCAGAAGGGCGGGGTCGGAAAGACCACCCTGACGATGAACCTCGCCTACGCTCTCTCCGCGATGGGCAGAAGGGTTCTCGTGGTGGACATAGACCCCCAGTTCAACCTGACTTTTGGCCTCATAGGAATGAACGTCCTTCAGCACGGCGACAGCAACGTGGGGACGCTGATGACGAGGGAGAGCGACATTGATAGTACCATAGTGGAAGTCCGGGAGAACCTCCATTTGGTGCCCAGCCACCTGAACCTCTCGGCCAAGGAGATCGAGATCATCAACACCTACAACCGTGAGAGGAGGCTTGAAAAGGCCCTCCTGCCAGTTCTGCCGGACTACGACTACGTTCTCATTGACAACCCGCCGAGCATGGGCATCTTCCTGGTCAACTCACTGACGGCCTCAGATTACGTGCTCATACCCCTGGAGCTCAGCTATTTTGGTGTCATAGGAATGCAGCTGATGTTCAATCTGATGCGCATGATACGTCAGGAGACCAACGAGAACCTTAAACTCCTCGGCCTGGTTCCCAACAAGTTCACCCGCCAGACGAAGGTTCCAAAGATGCGCCTCAAGGAACTCAGGGAGACCTACCCTGACGCCCCGATTCTGACGACCATTCCAAAGGCCATAGCCCTGGAAAAGGCTCAGAGCCAGGGGGTTAGCATATTCGAGTTCGAGGGTGATGGAAGGGCCGCGAAGGCCTTTTCAAAGCTTGCCCGCGAGGTGGTTGAGCTTGTCGAAGGATAAAATCCCCAAGCTTTTCGACGGTTCCGTTAACGAGCTCACCAAGCCTTCCAAGCCGAGGAAGAGGGATGAGAAGGGCGCCCTGAAATCCAGGGATATGAAGAAAGAGAAGATGCAGAAGACCCTCTACATAAGCAGGGACATGAACCGGAAGCTCATCGAGCTGTACGGCGAGGAGGGGAGGAGGCAGAGCATAATCGTGGAAGATGCGGTGAACCTCTACTACTACCTTAGAATGGCACTGGGCGAGAAGAAGTTCGAGGAGCTTCTGAGCGCCGTGAGGAGGGAAGACCCGGAGTTCCTGCGGGAGTACATAGGCAGATTCAAACTTTAACGTTAACCCAGATGCTAGATTCATCCATTGAATAAGCCCGCTCAAATCACGCCCCAACTCCCGGTGGATGGACACTGCGCGGCAACCATGGAATAATCTGCTCGAACCAGGCTCTGGAATAACACCCTGAAATCAGTCGCAGTACGCCTCCACTATCCTCTGAATTATTTTGCTCGTCTTCGCCCTGTCGCTCCTGTAGAGGTAGGGGATACGTATGACCTCCGCCTCTATCCCGTGGGTCCTCAGCGCGTCCCGGAGGCGCTCGCAGTTGAAGTCCTGGTCCGGGCCTATCGCGACGATGTCCGGGTCTATCCTGCGCACCAGCTCGTAGTCTATACCCCCCGGGGATCCGATGTAAACCTCGTCCACCATCTTAAGAGCCCTCAGAAGTTCCGCCCTGTCCTCCGCCGTGTTCACGGGCTCCCTGCGCTTCCGCTTTCTCACCGTTTCGTCGTGGGCAACTATAACCACCAGCTCGTCCCCCAGGGCCTTGGCCTGGCTTAAAAAGTGAATATGGCCGATGTGCAGGAGGTCAAAAACCCCGCCGACGAGGACGCGGATTCTTTTCCTCCTTTCCTCCTCGGTTCCGCTCATCTCAGCCCACCGTCAGTTCCCAGATTTTGTCCTTGGCGTGGTGGATGTTCTTCACGGCCTTCCCCTTGGGTTTCTCCTTCATGGCCTTTCCGTCCATCAGGGCAATGCCTATCGCCAGGGGCCTTCCGTAGTCCTCCTCAACCACGAAGACGAAGTCGCCCTCCTTTATGCTCTCGTCGGCGTCCGTTATTCCAGCCGCCATGACGTCGGCACCCTTGAGGACGAACGGAACGGCGCCGGCATCGACCACGACGCGCCTGGGCCACGTCCTCAGGTCCTCCTCGTTGGACAGCTCGTAGAGCGCTATAACAAGTGGGAAGATGAGTCCCTTCCTTCTTATGAAGAACGGCTTCCCGTTGACCAGGAGTATCTCCGTCGTCTTATCGAATTCCGCGACCTCAACCCTGTCCTTCCTGTTCAGCATCTTCCCCGCTATCTCCTCTCCGAAAGTCTCGCTCATCTCCCGGATTATCTCCTTCACTTCCTTCTTGCTGAGCGGGTGCTTGACCTTCAGCTCCATTCTCACACCCCCAACGTCTCCTCGTACAGCATTCTGGCGCTTTCCCTCGGGTTCTCGCTCGCATAGATTGAGCGGCCGACTATTATGTAGTCCGTCCCGGCCTTTAAAACCTCACCCGCCCTGCCGCCCTGGGCACCGACGCCTGGAGTCAGGATTTTGATTCCCGGCTTCAGCTTCGAGCGTATGTACGAAACGCGCTCAGGCCTGGTGGCGGGGGCTATGACGCCGAAGGGCTCAAGTTCGTTGGCCAGTTCGATGAGTTTGTCCGTGGCCGGCTGGATGAATTCCTTCGCGCCCGGATGACTCATCTCGACGACTATTATGGTTTTCCCCAGCTCCATTACGGCATCAACACTGTCACTCCCGACGAAACCGTGCGCTATTATGTAGTCCGCCCCTGCCTCGAAAACCTTGCTCGCTATCAGCCGGTTGGTGTTCGGTATGTCCGCTAGCTTGAGGTCGGCTATTACCGGCAGTCCCGTAACCTGCTTGAGTTCGGTGATAATGCCCAATCCCGAGCCGATTACCAGCGGCCAGTTAACCTTCACCGCCCACAGGTAATCCGCCGTGCACTCGGCTATCTCAAGCGCCCTCTCGCGCTCGTACACGTCAAGGGCGAGGATCAGCCTGCTGTTTTCACTCCCGCTCATTTCGTCACCTCACGAGGGACTTTATCTCCTCAGGAATGACATCCCCCTTCAGGGAGAGTGCCGCGTGGTAGGCGCTCTTCATGGCGTCCGCTTCCTTCTCCGCCCAGGTAACCACCACCAGCTCGCCGTCCTCCAGCCTGAACACTTCCTTAATCCTTTCCGCCAGCTCGGGCATGGTCTCGCTCAGCGGTCTCCCATCCTCAGGGAAAACCGGCTCCCCGTTCCTCACCACCAGTATCATCGCACCCTTTGCGAAGAACCGTATCGCCTCGTCCCTGAGCTCGATGCTCTTGAACTCCCCCGGCTCTCTCACGGTCAGTGCGAATGCAGGATGGCCATCAATCTCCCCTATGCGGCGGACTTCCGAGAAATGCCTTGAGATCCCCTCGAGAAGCCCCATTCCTCTTCCGTTGAGGGAGTGGCCGCGCTGGGTTGATTCTATGACTTCAAGGTTTCCGAGCTTCTTCAGAAGCGTCCTGACGCTGCCCTCACCCAGCTCGAGGACTTCGGATATGGCCTTCCTCCCAGTCGGGTTCCGGAGCATGAACAGAACCGCAACGGCATCCTCAAGCGTGAACTCAGGGTAGGCTCCCCTCTTCCAGCTCATCTTTTTCCCTCCAAGAAAAATATGGCGAGGGGATTAAAAGGTTTGTCAGGTCGGGCTCCTTA encodes the following:
- a CDS encoding ABC transporter ATP-binding protein; translation: MPMVEVLNLEKDYGKVKALKGISFSINEGEIFGLIGPNGAGKSTTLKILSTLLKPTGGSAKIDGHDVVKEADRVREIISYLPEEAGAYKNLTGYEYLQFMARLYAKDEEKAREMLELGVELSGLGERLHDKVSTYSKGMTRKLLIARALMVQPKLAILDEPASGLDIVNAYAIRQMIRRFSRTEGVTFLLSSHNMLEVEFLCHRVALINKGQIVEVGTPKELKEKYDAENLEEVFMRAVGADISEPIGGEGA
- a CDS encoding helix-turn-helix transcriptional regulator, whose translation is MKNRLRELREAQGLTQEELAKALGVTRQTIIAIEKGRYDPSLRLAFRIARFFGVKIEDVFIYGGDGNER
- a CDS encoding DUF2178 domain-containing protein, encoding MGSEALFIFIAAATVIYWVVFYRFMKETGQMKDERGRRINQIASERTLIILQVLLLIAILAVDNLEWLDPAKVLALIYVVAIFGHALMRYHYSRVM
- a CDS encoding DUF2178 domain-containing protein; this translates as MKYEHLLGILVTGMIIGLAYSTKSGRALLAVGIFVAGFLLSYLLTWYYDSRIERVEDERTEFISAKSARNGYAVMSFLLFLEYLWEYSQGNSEVATKLIIPLAAGAAVLLLSHYHYGRAM
- a CDS encoding DUF2178 domain-containing protein, whose protein sequence is MKAKHWFGWGVIFAVVLGLFIVASNRGSVLLGVAALFLGAVIATAYARYLEKIGEVIVDERTERIEEKSHALTMRVLGFTIALTFVSTSIISQGDPFWKSASIVSGLFMFVYALVPFFAKAHYEEVM
- a CDS encoding DUF2178 domain-containing protein, translated to MSVERWRLIGYVIPATTASMLAVALWMGSAPLAFGVLAGAVGVTFLYSEWVKKRGEVLSDERTLRIDEMSSRRTLQVVVLVLAFSVVGLAILSQSYPGLKSAYYLSLVLMVLVSLLKVGLRHYYSRVM
- a CDS encoding MFS transporter, producing the protein MDKRWSSVLLDTLVMTAGFGTLTMMAVAKPDIIAHFGISSAEYEWQHIAYVFGLFIAFLLGHTRIYEGSFKKSVAIALSWAAIAQALIPLAPNWYVVVFLRFIQGFVVTLVPLFSTQIAQFFVAERPFAKGIILSGIFWGGVFGSMSAKYAVADFGWKGGFWVTVLIMYAVLALWWFFVEDFEIIHKTEGAETVSVWKMPFTWVLGFTFFPALWVIFTIIGFSASLGYEIGWTKEHVTTLSTSLNISKALWSIGMGYVGYMLSRKNPNARGLFKAIVQVMIFSYAVAFIGLLVYGKAMLAGNYTLALASVVLIGALQGTGPAFWTSAPATYPRNIFPKASFALGLISNSANAIAPTITDVLARQSTGLALGELALMPLIGILTLIAVSRMKLPVEELGDAA
- a CDS encoding TMEM165/GDT1 family protein translates to MDGILAIFFAIFLAELGDKTQLATMAFAAKYGWKVAFVGAILGLAAVNLIGAVLGDKLGDFIPLDMVHKFAGALFIVFGILMIFGKL
- a CDS encoding pyridoxal phosphate-dependent aminotransferase translates to MRYKKRKYFLAGRINLIQRSKIRELFEKAKKMENVISLGIGEPDFDTPDVIKEAAKRAIDEGYTHYTPNAGIPEFREAIAEYYKTHYKVDISPNDIIVTAGAYEATYLAFQTLLEQDDDVIIPDPAFVCYVEDAKIAEAGILRIPLREENEFQIDPDELVEAITKRTRMLVINYPNNPTGAVLKKKTVKAIADIAEDYNLYILSDEPYEHFLYEGAKHYPMIKYAPDNTILANSFSKTFAMTGWRLGFTIAPTQVIRDMIKLHAYVIGNVTSFIQIAGITALRDKRSWEALEAMRQTYAERRKLVLHHLSKMPHITPFRPKGAFYLWAKIDPELGMSSEDFANWLLENAGVVVIPGTAFGKAGEGWIRISYATKKSQLTEAMERMNEALSKL
- the cgi121 gene encoding KEOPS complex subunit Cgi121; translation: MKEITENLHIARIFVKDAGELIPLIGGDFQIVGGECWEEVAFAALLALRSFERGTNHARTLGGELLLRLAGTLQIKDAIAKYGVRDGENYLVVFGSRDRAGEILAELNLEELSMTDCGAEKSKRFFEKAALVEVL
- a CDS encoding ribbon-helix-helix domain-containing protein — protein: MAKMRIISVQLPQGLINAMDQLVRKGVYPNRSEIIREAIRELLKKELYQLETEERSTPEYILK
- the ftsZ gene encoding cell division protein FtsZ, with product MVFKLLEQAGIKLDLDDGPRAAQVDGFSDENLEDLIKIVIVGVGGSGNNTITRLYELGVQGAELIAMNTDAQHLARTKAHRKLLLGKEITQGKGSGGNPEIGYRAAEASAHEIAETIGDADLVFITAGMGNGTGTGAAPVVAKVIKERARHNGRFREPLVVSVVTYPFKNEGKIRIEKAKAGIKALMYYSDTVIIIENDKLLKLVPKLPINAAFRFADEIIARMVKGITETIKLPSMVNIDFADVYSVMHNGGAALIGIGESDSSNRAVDAVKNALENKMLEVEYGSGDRALVHFTVGPDVSLGEINDAMNIVYEKLGEKSEIKWGARIDEDMGKVVRAMVIMTGVKSPHILGGEHALQVGSSMKDNIIAPEPVKPFKSKDGDFDRIFNMISGRPEKKGKELPPYAKRVLDDFLDIA
- a CDS encoding ParA family protein; amino-acid sequence: MAVVISVANQKGGVGKTTLTMNLAYALSAMGRRVLVVDIDPQFNLTFGLIGMNVLQHGDSNVGTLMTRESDIDSTIVEVRENLHLVPSHLNLSAKEIEIINTYNRERRLEKALLPVLPDYDYVLIDNPPSMGIFLVNSLTASDYVLIPLELSYFGVIGMQLMFNLMRMIRQETNENLKLLGLVPNKFTRQTKVPKMRLKELRETYPDAPILTTIPKAIALEKAQSQGVSIFEFEGDGRAAKAFSKLAREVVELVEG
- a CDS encoding CopG family transcriptional regulator, translated to MSKDKIPKLFDGSVNELTKPSKPRKRDEKGALKSRDMKKEKMQKTLYISRDMNRKLIELYGEEGRRQSIIVEDAVNLYYYLRMALGEKKFEELLSAVRREDPEFLREYIGRFKL